From a single Labrus bergylta chromosome 14, fLabBer1.1, whole genome shotgun sequence genomic region:
- the tlcd5b gene encoding TLC domain-containing protein 5, with translation MPVLEVICSLIGWFSLYLLFCWTFPRRGPEWNCRLVTLSHGVLIVLLTAYVIFIDGPWPLTHAGTENTELQTLSLAVCLGYFLFDMGWCVCNRTEGPVMLAHHAASMVGILLALLMGVSGCETCAVIFGSEITNPLLQTRWFLRQVGMYDSLLGDAVDLLFIFLFATVRVGVGTAMFYCELTSPRTSLVMKLGGVAMYGLAWVFMVDIAKFGYKKSKAKYKRWRENQKLKETKTPEPDGLSNKRD, from the exons ATGCCTGTGCTGGAGGTGATCTGCAGCCTGATTGGCTGGTTCTCGCTCTACCTGTTGTTCTGCTGGACGTTTCCTCGTCGAGGACCCGAGTGGAACTGTCGGCTGGTCACTCTGTCTCACGGGGTCCTCATAGTGCTGCTGACAGCTTACGTCATCTTCATAGACGGACCCTGGCCCCTCACACATGCAG GTACAGAGAACACTGAGCTGCAGACTTTGTCCCTGGCCGTCTGCCTCGGCTACTTCCTCTTCGATATGGGCTGGTGTGTATGCAATCGAACCGAGGGTCCCGTCATGCTGGCTCACCACGCGGCGAGCATGGTGGGCATCCTGCTGGCCTTGCTCATGGGGGTGTCGGGCTGCGAAACCTGCGCGGTTATCTTCGGCAGCGAGATCACCAACCCCCTGCTGCAGACCCGCTGGTTCCTTCGGCAGGTGGGCATGTACGACAGCCTGCTGGGCGACGCCGTGGACCTGCTGTTCATCTTTCTGTTCGCCACCGTGCGCGTGGGAGTGGGCACTGCGATGTTTTACTGCGAGCTCACCTCTCCCAGGACATCCCTCGTAATGAAGCTGGGAGGCGTGGCGATGTACGGACTGGCCTGGGTGTTCATGGTGGACATCGCCAAATTCGGCTACAAGAAAAGTAAGGCCAAGTATAAAAGATGGCGAGAGAACCAGAAGCTGAAAGAAACGAAAACACCAGAACCCGATGGACTTTCAAACAAGAGGGACTGA
- the arhgef12b gene encoding rho guanine nucleotide exchange factor 12: MSGPQSTLTDRTPSILNHDPTDKKPKNEKSPVSLKHEFDPTGLVQRCVIIQRDENGFGLTVSGDNPVFVQLVKEDGAAMRAGVQTGDRIIKVNGSLVTHSNHIEVVKLIKSGSYVALTVLGRPPGLPQIPLGEEEEEVKEDGAEVSTPSSLSAPHSPALPGGEKGNPACSPSLADGDENKTTLSQKADILQKMLTKEQQDLQAKEEEYSRNPRPKLLKEIQEVKKHISVLQEQLSKAVFQVGATAAEEGDGGPPAREQTSSLQGDSGNDGPSTNNNSIHGSPLPESPGNRDTPCQSPDISRRDGLNFCSSPDTEETPDTESSAQCIVGSPPYLLNPQIIGAEDDYFDSQQEQINGPCSSFETLDLLKSRPAHLAVFLHHVVSQFDPVPLLCYLYAEMHKQTSSKESRRFFIEFHSLFMDRSANLKVTLPEAISTELEKRRLELIPEDVCKQYTQTLQDSLLPDLNKNLEDFRQKRSMGLTLAEDELSKLDSERGENQQVLEKECSCAEHILSKIEDILLTSQPTEEEKCQTMQYVILTYMKHLGVKVKEPRGLEHKRARINFLPKIKKSIKSEKDGEEKVKKPRFPSILGPPRRLSRVDSTSVGKAVEINKQRSPKQLPQPTVCIPEQSDSSSSSNSGRTRGNQLSEGSDTSVLSLPSTTSPIHSSPTCLTSDTSGQDSDSNLSPFCIQTRPSEGLQSGDHQDAVSSPTSTQFDFSPSNLEQLQEEDQDAFRMEVQCAVSSGDIQSEDDLGGEVEGSEEDPLNWQSLVSRGVLASLTPLEIKRQEVINELFYTERAHLRMLKVLDSVFYQRLSRDGILPPEDLKHVFINLEEIIQLHVSVTEQMTSIRKRSETSVIGQIADDLLAWFSGEEEEKIKRAVGTFCSNQPSALELIKSRKKKDQRFTLFMREAESNRLCRRLQLKDIIPVEMQRVTKYPLLLDNIAKYTEDGEEREKVRRAAECCKKILNHVNQAVKEAENKQRLIEYQRRLDISSLKQSDNPMILELKNLDLTKRKMVHEGPLSWKINKDKIIELYTLLLEDILVLLQKQDERLVLKLHGKNPASAADTKNIFSPVIKLNTVLVRPVATDNRSFFVLSMSENGAQIYKVKSQTVSDQRMWQCLITQCADAMKAKPHNRDKPPAQTEAERDAIEIIKQALPKATKEAAGTSDGSVNSSDLASPCIADKDGASSPDIQRPSSTNPFDGMKSEDEEEELASAERQEEEEEEEEEEEEGGDEEIDEAELEAFLDGQLPFLQEETPQSVAAENQELNAFDSASSSKGEEALRTLAMLKQALFNHMISREAEEETGGEKRESGAPGCQPSASLPGSPEGGPSAASEESRVSSSSQRDDTQLPSGLTGTSETPERNGGFVVLDFGGSEESSTDDDGGVGVDVGIDMSKLLSSSSQTGGVSGPNLSRQLMTHLRLLQADLQYLKEVEIKYNELRQTHSDPATDSEDNNGLPDGIQ; this comes from the exons GACCCCAAGCATTCTCAACCACGACCCCACTGACAAGAAACCCAAGAATGAGAAATCCCCTGTCTCCCTCAAACACGAGTTCGACCCGACAG GTCTTGTCCAGCGGTGTGTGATAATCCAGAGAGATGAAAATGGCTTTGGACTGACTGTTAGTGGAGACAatcctgtgtttgtgcagctggTAAAAGAAG ATGGAGCTGCGATGCGAGCCGGTGTTCAGACAGGAGACAGGATCATAAAG GTTAATGGGAGTTTGGTCACACATTCAAACCACATAGAGGTTGTAAAGCTCATAAAAT CGGGTTCATATGTAGCCCTCACAGTGCTGGGGAGGCCTCCGGGACTCCCTCAGATCCCCCtcggggaggaagaggaggaggtgaaggaggacgGAGCAGAGGTCAGCacaccctcctctctctctgcgccGCACTCACCTGCTCTGCCAGGTGGGGAGAAAGGCAACCCAGCCTGTAGCCCCTCTCTAGCTGACGGG GACGAGAACAAAACCACACTCAGCCAGAAGGCCGACATCCTGCAAAAGATGCTAACCAAGGAGCAACAGGACCTGCAG gcaaaggaggaggagtacaGCAGAAACCCTCGGCCTAAACTACTGAAGGAGATCCAAGAGGTCAAAAAGCACATTTCTGTTCTGCAGGAGCAGCTCAGCAAAGCCGTGTTCCAG gtCGGAGCCACAGCAGCTGAGGAGGGGGACGGTGGGCCTCCTGCAAGGGAACAGACCTCATCTTTGCAGGGTGACAGCGGTAACGACGGGCCCTCGACCAACAATAACTCT ATTCATGGCAGCCCCCTCCCAGAGAGTCCTGGCAACAGAGACACGCCCTGCCAGAGCCCCGACATCAGCCGCAGAGACGGACTCAATTTCTGCTCGTCGCCTGACACGGAGGAGACCCCTGACACA GAATCCAGTGcccagtgcattgtgggtagcCCTCCCTACCTCCTCAACCCTCAGATCATCGGAGCAGAAGACGACTACTTTGACTCTCAGCAGGAGCAG ATTAATGGACCGTGTAGCTCTTTCGAGACTTTGGATTTACTGAAATCTCGGCCGGCTCACCTCGCGGTCTTCCTCCATCATGTTGTCTCACAGTTTGACCCTGTGCCTTTG CTCTGTTATCTCTACGCTGAAATGCACAAGCAAACCAGCTCCAAAGAGAGCCGACGTTTCTTCATTGAATTCCACTCGCTCTTTATGGATCGATCAGCA AACCTTAAAGTAACGCTGCCAGAGGCAATTTCAACAGAATTGG AGAAGCGCAGGCTGGAGTTAATACCTGAAGACGTCTGCAAACAGTACACTCAGACGTTACAGGATTCCCTCTTACCCGACCTGAACAAGAACCTGGAAGACTTCAG acagaagCGCAGTATGGGTCTGACTCTGGCTGAAGATGAGCTGTCGAAGCTGGACTCGGAGCGCGGAGAAAACCAACAGGTCTTGGAGAAGGAGTGCTCCTGTGCCGAACACATCCTGTCCAAGATAGAGGATATCCT GTTGACGTCACAGCctacagaggaggagaagtg TCAAACAATGCAGTATGTGATTCTCACCTACATGAAGCACCTCGGGGTGAAAGTGAAGGAGCCGCGCGGTCTGGAACACAAACGAGCTCGCATCAATTTCCTGCCCAAGATTAAG AAGAGCATCAAGTCTGAGAAGGACGGTGAGGAGAAGGTGAAAAAGCCTCGATTTCCCAGCATCCTTGGCCCGCCACGACGTCTGAGCAGAGTGGATTCAACTTCAG TCGGTAAGGCCGTGGAAATTAACAAGCAGCGGTCACCAAAGCAGCTTCCTCAACCAACCGTCTGCATCCCCGAGCAGTCGgactcctcctcttcatcaaaTTCTGGACGGACTCGTGGAAATCAGCTGAGCGAGGGCTCAGACACCAGCGTCTTATCCCTGCCTTCCACCACTTCTCCCATACACAGCTCGCCCACCTGTCTGACCTCGGATACCAGCGGACAAGACTCAGACTCCA aTTTGTCTCCGTTCTGCATCCAGACCAGACCGAGCGAGGGTCTGCAGTCTGGAGACCACCAGGACGCCGTCTCCAGTCCAACCAGCACGCAGTTTGACTTCAGCCCCTCTAATCTGGAGCAGTTACAGGAAGAAGACCAGGATGCCTTCAG gaTGGAGGTGCAGTGTGCGGTGAGTTCAGGGGACATCCAGAGTGAAGACGACCtcggaggagaggtggagggaaGCGAAGAGGATCCTCTGAACTGGCAAAGTCTGGTCAGTCGAGGAGTCCTGGCCAGTTTAACACCTCTGGAGATCAAACGCCAGGAAGTCATCAACG AGCTGTTCTACACGGAGCGCGCTCACCTGCGGATGCTGAAGGTGTTGGACTCTGTTTTCTATCAGAGGCTGAGCAGAGACGGGATCCTCCCTCCAGAAGACCTCAAACACGTCTTTATCAACCTGGAGGAAATCATTCAGCTGCAcg TTTCTGTAACAGAGCAGATGACCTCAATCAGGAAGAGAAGTGAGACGTCTGTGATCGGACAAATCGCAGATGACCTCCTGGCATGG TTCAgcggggaggaagaggagaaaattaAAAGAGCGGTGGGGACGTTCTGCAGCAACCAGCCGTCTGCGCTGGAGCTCATcaagagcagaaagaagaaagacCAGAGGTTCACCTTATTCATGCGG GAGGCGGAGAGTAACCGTCTGTGTCGCAGGCTGCAGCTGAAAGACATCATCCCTGTGGAGATGCAGAGAGTCACCAAGTACCCACTTCTGCTGGACAATATTGCCAAATACACAG AAGATGgcgaggagagagaaaaagtgcGACGAGCTGCAGAATGTTGTAAAAAGATCCTCAACCATGTAAACCAGGCGGTCAAAGAGGCCGAAAACAAACAG AGGCTGATCGAGTATCAGAGAAGGTTAGACATCTCCTCACTCAAACAGAGTGACAACCCCATGATCCTCGAGCTGAAG AATCTGGACCTGACAAAGAGGAAGATGGTGCACGAGGGGCCGCTCTCCTGGAaaatcaacaaagacaaaataattg AGCTGTACACACTCCTGCTGGAGGACATTCTGgttctgctgcagaaacaggacGAGCGTCTGGTCCTCAAATTACACGGCAAAAACCCGGCCAGTGCAGCCGACACCAAAAACATCTTCAGCCCGGTCATCAAACTCAACACTGTGCTGGTTCGTCCTGTAGCCACTG ACAACAGGTCTTTCTTCGTGCTGTCCATGTCAGAAAACGGGGCTCAGATCTACAAGGTGAAGTCTCAGACGGTGTCCGATCAGAGAAT GTGGCAGTGTCTGATCACACAATGTGCCGACGCCATGAAGGCCAAACCTCACAACAGAGACAAACCTCCAGCTCAGACCGA aGCCGAGCGAGACGCCATCGAGATCATCAAACAAGCTTTGCCCAAAGCGACCAAAGAGGCTGCTGGTACATCGGATGGAAGCGTCAACTCTTCAG ATCTCGCGTCTCCATGCATCGCCGATAAAGATGGCGCCTCTTCTCCAGACATTCAACGTCCGTCGAGTACCAACCCGTTTGACGGCATGAAAtcagaggatgaggaagaggagctggcctcagcagagagacaggaggaggaggaggaggaggaggaggaggaggaggaagggggtgATGAAGAGATAGATGAAGCAGAGCTGGAGGCGTTCCTGGACGGGCAGCTGCCCttcctgcaggaggagacaccTCAGAGCGTCGCTGCTGAAAACCAAGAGCTCAACGCGTTCGATTCAGCCTCCTCCTCTAAAGGCGAAGAGGCTCTCAGGACGT TGGCCATGCTGAAGCAGGCTCTTTTCAACCACATGATCAGCagagaggcggaggaggagacagggggggagaagagggagagtgGGGCGCCCGGCTGTCAGCCGAGTGCCTCTTTGCCCGGGAGCCCCGAGGGGGGGCCGTCTGCTGCGAGCGAAGAGAGCCGAGTGTCTTCAAGTTCACAGAGAGACGACACTCAGCTTCCCTCGGGACTCACAGGGACGTCAGAGACACCTGAACGCAACG GTGGTTTTGTGGTTCTGGACTTTGGAGGCTCagaggagagcagcactgatgaCGACGGGGGAGTAGGAGTGGACGTGGGGATCGACATGAGCAaactgctctcctcctcctcgcagACAGGAGGCGTCAGTGGGCCCAACCTCAGCAGGCAGCTCATGACTCACCTGCGCCTCCTGCAGGCCGACCTGCAGTATCTGAAG GAGGTGGAGATAAAGTACAACGAGCTGCGACAAACACACAGCGACCCGGCTACTGACTCAGAGGACAACAATG gtTTACCAGACGGGATTCAGTGA